A part of Eschrichtius robustus isolate mEscRob2 chromosome 20, mEscRob2.pri, whole genome shotgun sequence genomic DNA contains:
- the PYY gene encoding peptide YY — translation MVTVRRPWPAMATVLLALLFCLGTLVDAYPPKPEAPGALASPEELKRYYLSLRHYLNLVTRQRYGKRDISEALLSKLLFPDPEDRPVKSRPEGAYLW, via the exons ATGGTGACGGTGCGCAGGCCGTGGCCCGCCATGGCCACAGTGCTGTTGGCCCTGCTCTTCTGCCTGGGGACGCTGGTCGACGCCTACCCCCCCAAACCCGAGGCTCCTGGCGCACTCGCCTCGCCGGAGGAGCTGAAGCGCTACTACCTCTCTCTGCGCCACTACCTCAACCTGGTCACTCGGCAGCG GTACGGAAAACGTGACATCTCGGAAGCTCTACTCTCCAAACTGCTCTTCCCCGATCCCGAGGACCGACCCGTCAAGTCGCG GCCAGAAGGCGCCTACCTGTGGTGA